AGGATCCCTTCAACCAGCGGCCGAGATCGATATCGGCGCAGCGCGCCGAACAGAAGGGCTTGTAGCGGGGCTGCGCCGGCTTGCCGCAGTTGGCGCAGGGCTTGAGCGACGGGGCACTGGTGACCGACGGGCTGGCCGCCGGCGGGGTGTTCTCGTTATCAGCCATATTTGAGCGTGATCCCTCCATCGACGACCATTTCGAGGCCGGTGACATAGCGCGCCTCGTCGCTGGCCAGGAACAAGGCGGCGTAGGCGACGTCCCAGGCCTCGCCCATATGGCCCATCGGGACCTGCGCGTCACGCGCCGCCCACATCGCCTCGACATCGCCCTCGCCATAGGCCTCGGCGAGACCGGCGGAATGCTCGACCATCGGCGTCTTCATCAGCCCGGGCAGGATCGCGTTCACCCGGATCTTCTGGGCTGCGTATTGCACGGCGGTGGTGCGGGTGAGCTGGTTCAGAGCGGCCTTGGTCGCGGAGTAACTGGCATAGGGCACGCCGGTGTAACGGATCGAGGCGATCGAGGAGATGTTGATGATCGAGCCGCCCTCCCCGCTCTCCTCGAACTGGCGCTGCATCACCGGGATGACATGCTTCATAGCCAGGAAGGCGCCGGTCAGGTTGACCTTGAAGACGCGGTCCCAGACCTCCTCGGACAGTTCGACGACGCCGCCGACCTCGGCGATGCCGACATTGTTGTCGAGGATATCGATGCGGCCATAGCGGCCAAGCGTGCGGCCGACGAGATCGGCGACCTGATCGGCCCGCGTCACATCGGCCTGGACAGCGAAGGCCTGGCCGCCCTCGTTCTGGATGATCGCCGCGGTCTCCTCCGCCGCATCGCGGTTGATGTCGGCGCAGATCACCTTGGCGCCTTCGCGGGCGAAGACCGTGGCGGTGGCCTTGCCATTGCCCCAGCCGGGCCCGATCGACCCCGCCCCGGCGACGATCGCGACCTTGCCTCTCAGACGTCCCGACATGCGTATCCTCCCCGGCGCGCCCTTGTGAGACGGGCTGCGTCCGCGCGCACAGGATCGGAGCTTGTGGAGCCTCGCGCAAGGCGGCGGCCTCGCGGGCTCTTGCCAGAGGCGACGACAGCCGCTCTGATCCACCCGAGTTCCATCCCGCCCGCGCCGGCGATGCGACGTTGATCGAGAGGAACGCAGCGCAGCCCATGCCACCGCTCGACCGCGCAATCGACGAGCCCCTGGCGAGCCGCCGCAAACGGGTTTGCCTCGTCGGGGCGACCGGGACCATCGGCCGTGCCACGGCCGGGGCGCTACTGCGACAAGAGCATGAGGTCGTGTGCCTCGTCCGGCCGCAAAGCCAGGGCGCAGCCGTGCCGGGCCGGCCGGCGACCGCCCGCCTTCCTCAGGACGTGACCGTAAGGGCGGTCGATCTGTCAGACGCGGCGACCCTGGCCCGCGACGGGTTTACGGGAGAGCGCTTCGACGCGGTGGTGTCCTGTATGGCCTCGCGCACGGGTGCACCCGCAGATGCCTGGGCCGTCGACCATCGCGCGCATCTGAACGTGCTCGAAGCCGCAAAGCGGGCTGGCGTCCCGCATTTCGTGCTGCTCTCGGCGATCTGCGTTCAGAAGCCGGTCCTCGCCTTCCAGCAGGCGAAACTCGCCTTCGAGGCGGCTCTGATCGACTCCGGGCTGCGCTATTCGATCGTCCGGCCGACCGCCTTCTTCAAGTCGCTGTCGGGGCAGATCGAGCGCGTCCGCGCGGGCAAGCCCTTCCTGCTCTTCGGCGACGGCACGCTCACCGCCTGCAAGCCGATCAGCGACGGGGACCTCGCGAGTTTCATCGCAGGCTGCCTCGATGACGAGAGTCGGTGGAACCGCATCCTGCCGATCGGTGGTCCAGGCGAGGCGATCACACCGCGCCAGCAGGGCGAAGCGCTGTTTGCGATGCTGGGCCGCCCTGCCCGCTTCCGCCAGGTTCCTGTCGCGCTGCTCGACGGGATCATCGCCGCCCTGAGCCTTGCCGGCGCCCTTGTGCCGTCGCTGGCGGCAAAAGCCGAACTGGCGCGGATCGGCCGCTACTACGCCACCGAATCCATGCTGGTACTGGACCCGGCGACCGGCCGCTACGATGCCGCGGCCACGCCCTCGACCGGGTCGGAAACCCTGTTCGATTTCTACCGTTCGGTCCTGGGCGGGGCCGCCGCGCCGGAGCGGGGCGACCACGCGGTGTTCTGAGATCGAGGAGCCGAGGCGCGCCGGTCGGATCAACCGGCGCGCTCCGGCGTAATCCTCGCGCTAGAACTCGTCCCAGCCGGTCGACTGCGGGTGGCCGTTGACGACCTGCTTGGCGGCACGCGCCGGGGCAAAGGCCGCAGCGGCAAGCTTGCGCAGGCGCTCGGGCTCTGAGGCGGTGGCGGAAGCCCTGACCTCATTCCCCGCCCGCGCCATGACGGCGAGGCCGGCCTGATGGCTGGTGCGGAAGGCGGCCACCAGCTCGTTGAGCTCGCCGATCTTGGCGAAGAGCGAACCGGCGGAGGACGCGCTCTGCTCGGCAAGCAAGGCGTTCTGTTGGGTCATCTGGTCAAGCTGGGCGACCGCCTGGCTCATCTCGTCGACACCGGTCGCCTGCTGGGCCGTGGCCGCCGAAATCTCGACGATCGTGTCGGAGACGGCGCCCGAATCGGCGACGATTTGCGTCAGCGCATCGCCCGCCCGGCGCACCAGCGAGACGCCCTGCTGGACCTGGACGTTCGACGACGCGATCAGCGCAGCGATGTCCTTGGCCGCCTCACCCGAACGCTGCGCCAGCGTGCGGACCTCGCTGGCGACGACCGCGAAGCCACGGCCGGCCTCGCCCGCCCGTGCCGCTTCCACCGCCGCGTTCAGCGCCAGCAGATTGGTCTGGAAGGCGATGTCGTCGATGACGCGGATGATATCCGAGATCTTGTGCGAGGCTTCCTCGATCAGGCCCATCGCCTCGACAGCCTGCGTCGCGATCTCGCCGCCGGAGCGGGCGCTCGACATGGCGCGGGCGGCCAGATCGGCCGCCTGCTTGGCCGCCTGGGCGGACGCCTTGACCGAGGCTGCCATCTCCTCGCTCGTCGCCGCCGTCTCCTCCAGCGCAGAGGCCTGTTGCTCGGTGCGCGAGGACAGGTCATGGGCGCCCGACTTGATGTCGGCCGACTTGGCCTGCGCCTCGGACGAGGCCGCCTTGATCGTCGTCATGGTCCGCGCGAGCGTCTCGACGGTGTGATTGAAGTTCTCCTTCATCCCTTCGAAGAGTGGAGGAACGGTCCGGTCGATGCGGACGCCGAGATCGCCGCCCGCCAGCCTGTCGAAGGCGTCGCCGAACAGGCTGACGACCTCCTGCTGCGAGGTCCGGATCGCCTCCGCCGCGACCTCCGCCTGCTTGGCCTCGGCTTCGAGACGCGCCTTCTCGGCCGCCTCGAAGTAAACGCTGACCGCCAGTTCGATATCGAGCAGCACGACCTTGCTCAGGCTCGCCAGAGAATCGGCCAGCTGTTCGCTGTCATCGCCCCCGCCGAACCAGCCCTTCCGGCGGCTCTGGGCGGAAATGGCGGCGCGGATCAGGTCCTCGAGGACAAGCGCGTAGCCACCGATGTACCAGCGCGGCTCTAGGCCGATGCGGGCATGGGTCTGGCCGACGATGGAGACACGACGATAGTAGTCGTCGCCGAATTCGCCCTCGACGATGATATCCCAATGCGAAATCTGCCGATTCCGCGCCGAGTTCATCATGTTTTCCGAGGCGAAGAACTTCCGCGTCTCAGGGTAACGCTTAATGTGATCATAAAAGCGCGCCAGAGCGACCGGCATCTGGGCGGCCACGATGGGCTTCAGGCGCTTGACGTCGTCTTTCGTCTTCTGGTCGATCTGCAGAAAGTCCAGGCGGTCGTGAATGGGCGACGTCACAGGGGCTCCTCCAGGAAGTTAGATTTTATCTGACATAGTTTTGGGTCATCGGCCGCCGCGAGAGCGCCAATGCCATGGGGCAGCAAATGCTGCCCATCGAATTACACTAAGAAAAAGCTAATAAATGATTAAACGCGAATTATACGCTTTAACGAAGGGGAATTCTATTACGTCATGCGATGAAACGTTCGCGTCTATCTGAATTTACACTGTATACCGCCACGAGCGGTGACACTCTCCCCTGCGGCAGGTCGTTATCGGAGGATCAGCCGACGTTCATCCAGCCGAAGCGGACCGGGAAGCCCTCGCCGCCCAGCAGATTGACGGTTTCGTGAAGCGGCAGGCCGACGACGGCACTGTAGGAGCCGACCAGCTTGACCACGAAGGAGCCGGCGATGCCCTGGATGGCATAGCCGCCGGCCTTGCCGCGCCACTCGCCCGAGGCGAGATAGGTCTCGATATCCTCGGTCGAGAGCCGCTTGAAGCGCAGCCGTGTCTCGACCACCCGTTCGCGGAGCGCGCCGCCGGGCGTTACCAGCGCAACCGAGGTGTAGACCCGGTGCGCGCGGCCGGAGAGCAGGCGCAGGCAGGCGGCCGCCTCATCGACGATCTCGGCCTTGGGCAGGATGCGGCGGCCCACCGCGACGACGGTGTCAGCGGCGACGATGTAGCAGCCTTCGAGATCGGGCCGGCTCGCGGCACCGATACGGGCGGCCTGGGCCTTCTCGCGGGCCAGCCGCCGGGAGAGATCGCGCGGGCGCTCGCCCTTCAGCGGGGTCTCGTCGAGATCAGCCGGCAGCAGCGCGTCCGGCTTCAGGCCGACCTGTTCGAGCAAAGCGAGCCGGCGCGGAGAGGCCGACGCCAGAACCAGCATCGGGCGCCAGCCGGGTTGTTTGGGAGCAGCGAAAAGGTTCAAGGGAAACAGACCGGTTGAGCGCGCGGACCGGACGCCGCGCGGCGCTGCATTGGCTCTAGAGCATTTTCGACGGCGGATAAATCCGCCTCTTGCGTCCCGCGCTGGACGCGGTTCGCTGCCCCGTTTTTCGCCACGCCATTCACCATGCGCATAATTGGTGCAGGGTTTGTCGCTCTCGCCGATTGCAAGTCTGGGGCGGCATCGGCAGAGTCGGAAGGCTGCAGGATCATTCAGGCTGGCCCCGCGTTGGGTTCAGGCGATCCGCGCACCAAGATCCGGAGTCCTCCCCCACATGCCCTCGACCCCACGCAAGGCCCGCGCCGCGATCGCGGCGGGCGGAGCAGCGCAGGCGCTGGCCGCGCGGATGGCTACGATGCAGGCCGATGCGGGCCTGACGATCGCGATGCGGATGCCGATCCTGATGCAGGGCGCGCTCGGCGACAGCCGGGGCCAGCGCGAGGCGGCCCAGGCCGTGACGGAAAAGGTCACCGCCGTGCTCGAAAGTGGCTTTGCCGCCGGTCAGGCCGGCGCTCTGTTCTGGTGGGGTTTGATGCTGAGCCCGCTCGGCAGCGTCGATCTCGCGGACGCGGCCGCCAAGGTCGCCCATTCGACGCTGGAGCCGTTCTCGCGACGCACCAGCGCCAACGCCGCCCGTCTCGGGCGGTCGCGCCGCCGCGGCTGAGAGCGCCGCTCAGCCGGCCGGGGGAGGTGCTTCCGCCGGCGCCGACGCGGCGGAGGCCGACGAGGCCATGTGCTCGCGGTCAAGCTGGCGATAGCGCGCGGCGCTGAGCGGGATCAGCGCGAGATAGGCGATCACGACGAGCGCCAGCATCTCGAAGGGGTAGGCGAAGAGCAGCCCCGCCACGACAACGACCGCGACGAAGATCGGCAGCACCTTGTCGCGCGGAATGCGCGTGCCGAGCGTCTTGCCGGCATAGCAGGGGATGCGCGAGATCGTCAGGAAGGCGATGAAGAGGATGTAGAGCCCGACCGGCACCGCGCCGTAATCCTGCACCGGCACGCCGATGAAATGCAGATAGAGCGGCAGCATGGCCGTGATCGCGCCGGCCGGGGCCGGCATGCCGACGAAAAAGTTCTTCTGCCATTCCGGCCGGTTGGGATCGTCGATCATGACGTTGAACCGCGCCAGGCGCAGCGCCATGGCGCAGGCCAGTGTCAGCACGATGATCCAGCCGAAGGATTTCAGATCGTGCAGGACGAAGATCCACAGCACATAGCCGGTGGCGACGCCGAAATTGACGAAATCGGAGAGCGAATCGAGCTCGGCGCCAAAGCGCGAGGTGCCCTTGAGCATGCGCGCCAGGCGTCCGTCGACGCCGTCCAGCGCCGCGGCGATCAGAATGCAGATCGTCGCCGTCTCGAGCTTGCCCTCGACGACGAGGCGCATCGCGGTCAGCCCGAGGCAGAGCGCCAGCAGGGTGATGACGTTGGGCGCGATCAGCCGGAACGGAATCGGCTTGAAGCGCGCGCGCTTCGATTCGACGCGCTCGGGCTCGAAGGGGGGAAATAGGTCGCTCATGCGAGCCGGGATACGCGGTTTTGGCGGCGGAGGCTAGGCGGGGCGATGGGTCAGGACACCGTCATGCTCGGGCGTGACCCGAGCATCGCGTGCCGGAGGAGGCATCTGCGCCCTTCCGGCGGGAGCTTCTCGGGTCAAGCCCGAGAATGACGAGCCCGGTATCAGATACCCCTGAACGCCCGCACCGCCGGCTCGCTGCCGGCGAAATCGGCCAGCACCGTCTCGCCCGCGAAAGCCGTCTGGCCCTCGCCGACCAGCGGCACGACGCCGAGCGGCAGGTAGACATCGACGCGCGAACCGAAGCGGATCAGGCCGAAGCGCTCGCCGGTGCCGATGACCTCGCCTTCCTTGACGAAGGGCACGATGCGACGGGCGATCAGGCCGGCGATCTGGACGACCCCGACGATGCCGTGGGCGGTCTCGATCGCCAGCGCGTTGCGCTCGTTGTCATCGCTCGCCTTGTCGAGCTCGGCATTCAGGAACAGGCCCGGCGTATAGGCCATCTTGACGATGCGGCCCGGCACGGGGGCGCGGTTCACATGGCAATCGAAGACGTTCATGAAAATCGAGATGCGCGTCATCGGCTCGGCCGGGAGGTTGAGCTCCGGCGGCGGCAGGGCCGAGGCCACCTGGCTGACGCGGCCGTCAGCCGGCGAGATCACCAGCCCCTCGCGCTGCGGCGTGATGCGGATCGGATCGCGGAAGAAGTAGCAGATCCAGAGCGTGATGATCGCGCCGATCCAGCCGAAGGGCGACCAGAGATTGGCGAGCACGATCGTCGCGACGAGCGCGATGGCGATGAAGACGTAACCCTCCTTGTGGATGGGCACGATCACCTTGCGGACGGAATCGACGAGCGACATGGGTTTTGAATTCCGTGATGCGGAGCGCGCGGCTGTCGCGCCTCCCGATGCGGTCTGCGGCGGAAAGGGCCGCCGGTTCTGGGCGCTGTTTAGGGGGTTCGGGGCGCGCAGGGAAGAGCGTCATCGCCGCGCCCCATTCGACGCCGACCCTGTGCCCATAACAGGAGACCGGCCGTGACCACACTCGACGCCCTCGCCCTGACGCAGCCCCCGGGCCTGGTGGAGAGCCGCCGGGCGACGCTCTCGGTGATTGCCTCGCTGCTGCGCAACCCGCTCCAGGCGCTTCCGCCGGAGGTCTATCGCGAGCGGCTGGTGCTGGCGAAGACGGCCGGGCGATCCAGCCTCTATGTCTGCGACCCCGCCTTGATCCAGGAAGCGCTGACCCGCCAGGCCGGCAAGCTCGGCAAGGGCGAACTCATCCGCAAGGTGCTCGGCCCCGCCATCGGCGAGGGGCTGCTCACCGCCGATGGCGGGCATTGGCGCTGGCAACGACAGGCCGTGGCCTCGGGCTTCCAGCACGAGAAGCTGCTCGGCTTCCTGCCGGAGATGATCGAGGCGGCGCAGGCGACGCGGGGGCGCTGGCAGGCGGCCTCAGCGCCGCTCGATATCGGCCATGAGATGATGCGCACCACCTTCGACATCATCATCGAGACGATGCTGTCTGGCGCACAGGCGCTCGATGTCGGCAAGGTCGAGCAGGCGATCTCGGATTATCTCGAGCCGTCCAACTACATGTTCATCTACAACCTCTTCGGCCTGCCGGACTGGATGCCCTATCCCGGCCGGGCCAAGGCGCGCGCCTCGGTGACCTATCTGCGCGAAAATCTGCGGGCGCTGGTGGCGCAGCGCCGGGACGAGCCGCCGGAGAATGGCGACCTGCTCGACATGCTGCTGGCCAGCGCCGACCCCGAGACCAGCCGGGCGATGAGCGACGAGGAGATCGTCGACAACCTCCTGACCTTCGTCACCGCCGGCCACGAGACGACCGCGCTCGGCCTCGCCTGGACCTTCCATCTGCTGGCGAAAAACCGCGACTGGGAAGCGAAGGTTCTCGATGAGATCGCGGCCGTGACGGAAGGTGGCCCGCTGCAACCGCGCCATATCGCGGCGCTGCCGCTGACCAAGGCGGTGTTCCAGGAAGCGATGCGGCTCTACCCGCCTGCGCCGGTGATCACGCGGGAGGTCGAGGAGCCGTTCACGCTCGGTGGCGTCGCGCTCAAGCAGGGCATGGTTCTCTATGTGCCGATCCAGGCGGTGCACCGCCACGAACAGCTATGGGACCGGCCCGAGCAGTTCGACCCGTCGCGTTTCCTCGGCGATGCGGCCCGCGGGCGCCATCGCTACGCCTATCTGCCCTTCGGCGCCGGCCCCCGCATCTGCATCGGCAGCGCCTTTGCGACGATGGAGGCGGTCGCGATCCTGGCCGTGCTTCTGCCGGCGCTGCGGCTCGAACCGCTGCCGGGCAAGGCGCCCGAACCAACGCTCAAGATCACGCTGCGGCCGAAGCAGCCGCTGCGGATGCGCGCCGTCGCGCGGTGAACGGGCTCAGGCCGCGACGCGGTAGCTTGTGAAGCGCCGGGCCGCCAGCCAGGTCAAACCGATGAAGGCGACGAGGAGAAGGCCCTCGGCAATCGCGAAGGGCGGCTCGGACCCGGTCGGCGCCAGCGCCCGCAGCGCCGGGACCTTCTGGAAGGACTGCGCCACCAGCACGAAGAGCAGCAGGTAGAAGCTGAGCATCGCCGTAATCGCATAGATGCCGCGCCAAGGCCCGATCAGCATGCGCCCATAGAGCGCGAAGCCGGCCACGACCGCCAGCACGAGCGCCACGCCGCCGATGATGTGAGAGGGCAGCACACCGCTGAAGGGGAAGCCGAACCCGGTCGCGCTGGTGGCGAAGGCGGTGGACAGGAACACGCCGGTCCAGCGCGGGCTGACATGGCCCCGCAGCAGCCCCGCCGCGACCGGGAAACCGGCCAGGATGGCGATCAGGCTGAGCCAGGTGTGGAAGCCGACGAAACTCAGGGGATTGAACATCGCATCGCCTCGTCGGGTGGGCCGGAGGTGGCGATGGCAGGATGCAGGAAGCGCGCCGCCAGGGCCAGCGACGCGCCTGCCGCGCCTGCCGTCAGGGCGCCAGCGTGACCCGAACGCTCGGCTCCTCCTCGGCGCTGGCGCGCTGGAGCGTCGCCTTGGCCTCGTCGACCTGACGCTGGCGGTTCCAAAGCGAGGCGTAGATGCCGTCCGCCGCCAGAAGCGTGGCGTGGCTACCGCGCTCGGCGATCAGGCCCTTGTCGAGCACAATGATCTCGTCGGCATTGATCACGGTCGAGAGCCGGTGAGCGATGACCAACGTGGTGCGGCCGCGGCTGACCAAATCGAGCGCGTCCTGGATTTCCTTCTCGGTGAAGGAATCGAGCGCCGAGGTCGCCTCGTCCAGCACCAGGACGGGCGGGCCTTTCAGGATCGTGCGGGCGATGGCGACGCGCTGCTTCTCGCCGCCGGAGAGCTTCAGGCCGCGCTCGCCGACCGAGGTGGCGTAGCCCTCGGGCAGCGACTTGATGAAGCGGTCGATCTGGGCGAGCCGGGCGGCCTCCTCGACCTCCTCCACCGTGGCCTCGGGCCGGCCATAGCGGATGTTGTATTCGATCGTGTCGTTGAACAGCACCGTATCCTGCGGGACCATGCCGATGGCGGCGCGGAGCGAGACCTGCTGGACATCGGCGATGGGCTGGCCGTCGATCAGGATGCGGCCGGTCTGCGGCTCGTAGAAGCGGAAGAGCAGACGCGAGATCGTCGATTTGCCGGCACCTGACGGGCCGACGATGGCGATGGTCTTGCCCGCCGGCACGGTGAAGGAGATGCCCTTCAGGATCGGCCGCTCGGGGATATAAGCGAAGTGGACGTCCTCGAAGGAGACCTCGCCGGCGGGCACGACGAGCGGCTTGGCGCCCGGCTTGTCCTGGATCTCCGGGTCCTTGCCGATGAGGGAGAACATCTGCTCGATGTCGAGCGTCGCCTGCTTGATCTCGCGATAGACGGTGCCCATGAAATTCAGCGGCTGGTAAAGCTGGATCAGCATGGCGTTGATCAGCACGAAGTCGCCAACCGTCAGCGTACCCGCCCGGAAGCCCTGCACCGCCATCACCATCGAGATGGTCAGGCCCGCCGCGAAGATCGCGGCCTGTCCGAAGTTCAGCCAGGCGAGCGAGGTGTAAGCCTTGATCGAGTTGCGCTCATAGCGCGCCATCGAGAGGTCGTAGCGCGCGGTCTCCCGGGCCTCGGCGCCGAAATACTTCACCGTCTCGTAGTTCAAGAGCGAGTCGATCGCCTTCGAATTGGCGTCGGTGTCGGACTCGTTCATCTGCGTGCGGATGGCGATGCGCCACTCCGTCGCCTTGATGGTGTAGGCCATGTAGGTCGTGACCATCACGACGAGCACGACGACATAGAGCCAGTTGAAGATCGTCAGCAGCACGGCGATGATCAGGACGAGCTCGATCGTCACCGGCACGAGCTGGTTGAGCCCGAGCCGCACCATTTCCTCGATGCCGTTGCGTCCGCGCTCCAGCACGCGCGTCAGCCCGCCGGTCTTGCGCTCGAGATGGAAGCGCAGCGAGAGATGGTGCAGATGCCCGAAGGTCTGCAACGCGAGCGTGCGCACCGCATGCATGAAGACGGGGGCAAACAGCGCATCCCGCGCCTGGATGAACGCCGCCGAGCCAACGCGCGCGAGGCCGTAGATCACCGTCAGCGCCAGCGGCGCGCCGACCAACCAGGGCAGCCAGTTCTGCAGGCTGGAGGGCGTGTTGGCGAGCGCATCGGTCGCCCATTTGAAGGCGAAGGGCACGCCCATCAGCACGATGCGGCCGATCACCAGCAGGGCGAAGGCGAGCACCACGCGGCGGCGCAGATCGGCGCGGTCCGCCGGCCAGAGATAGGGCCAGAGCGCGCGGAAAGTCTCCACGAAGCCGGAGCCAGGCTGGAGCACGGCGGAGCGCGCGAAGGGCTTCGCCGGGGGCGGCGCGGCAGGCGATGACATCTTGGGACGATTCCAGGTTGGAGCGCCGATATAGGCCCATTCGGTCGCGATTGCATGGGGCAGGAGAACAACATTCTCCAACCTTTCGCCGCCTTGCTTCCGTCCCAAGGCGGGTGTCAGATCGTGCAGCGCCACGAGCGCGTCATTGGGGACGAAATACCATGACGATCAACCGACTTGTGCTCGCGGGCCTGCTCGCGCTTCCCGCCGGCCTGCTGGCGACGACACTGCCGGCCACCGCCCAAAGCGCCAAGCCGCCGGCCCAGATCACGGTCACCAATATGCGGTCGGTGCCGCTGACGCTGTTCGAGATCGCCACCGGCGGCGACCAGCCCCGCCTCGTCGGCAAGATCGCCAAGCCGCTGGCCCCGGGCAAGAGCATCGCGGTGAAGCTGAACAAGCCGGCCGGCTGCAGCTATTTCGTGCTCGCGCGCTTCGACGACGCCGTCGAGAGCGACGCCGAGGACATGAATCTCTGCAGGGACAAGGTCATCCGCCTGACGGAGTAAACGGGGCAGCGCGTCATGGTCGGGCTTGACCCGACCATCTCTTGCCGGACTGGCATCAAGCGCCGGACTTGTTCTGAGATCCTCGGGTCTGCGCTGCGCTGCGCCCGAGGATGACGTAGGTGCCCTACCCCGTCGCGCCGGATCGCATCAGCTTGTAGGTGATCGAGTCGACGAGCGCCTGGAAGGACGCGTCGATGATGTTGGCGCTGACGCCCACCGTGGTCCAGCGCTCGCCGGTCTCGTCCGCCGACTCGATCAGCACGCGGGTGACGGCATCCGTGCCGCCCTGGAAGATGCGGACCTTGTAGTCGACGAGGCGAAGCCCCGCGATCAGCGACTGGTAGCGGCCAAGATCCTTGCGCAGCGCGACATCGAGCGCGTTGACCGGGCCGGCCGCGCCCTCGGCGGCCGAGATCAGCACCTCGT
This portion of the Bosea sp. OAE506 genome encodes:
- the yacG gene encoding DNA gyrase inhibitor YacG codes for the protein MADNENTPPAASPSVTSAPSLKPCANCGKPAQPRYKPFCSARCADIDLGRWLKGSYVIPGEPVEASESGLPSQERDPEA
- a CDS encoding glucose 1-dehydrogenase, with product MSGRLRGKVAIVAGAGSIGPGWGNGKATATVFAREGAKVICADINRDAAEETAAIIQNEGGQAFAVQADVTRADQVADLVGRTLGRYGRIDILDNNVGIAEVGGVVELSEEVWDRVFKVNLTGAFLAMKHVIPVMQRQFEESGEGGSIINISSIASIRYTGVPYASYSATKAALNQLTRTTAVQYAAQKIRVNAILPGLMKTPMVEHSAGLAEAYGEGDVEAMWAARDAQVPMGHMGEAWDVAYAALFLASDEARYVTGLEMVVDGGITLKYG
- a CDS encoding NAD(P)H-binding protein; its protein translation is MPPLDRAIDEPLASRRKRVCLVGATGTIGRATAGALLRQEHEVVCLVRPQSQGAAVPGRPATARLPQDVTVRAVDLSDAATLARDGFTGERFDAVVSCMASRTGAPADAWAVDHRAHLNVLEAAKRAGVPHFVLLSAICVQKPVLAFQQAKLAFEAALIDSGLRYSIVRPTAFFKSLSGQIERVRAGKPFLLFGDGTLTACKPISDGDLASFIAGCLDDESRWNRILPIGGPGEAITPRQQGEALFAMLGRPARFRQVPVALLDGIIAALSLAGALVPSLAAKAELARIGRYYATESMLVLDPATGRYDAAATPSTGSETLFDFYRSVLGGAAAPERGDHAVF
- a CDS encoding globin-coupled sensor protein is translated as MTSPIHDRLDFLQIDQKTKDDVKRLKPIVAAQMPVALARFYDHIKRYPETRKFFASENMMNSARNRQISHWDIIVEGEFGDDYYRRVSIVGQTHARIGLEPRWYIGGYALVLEDLIRAAISAQSRRKGWFGGGDDSEQLADSLASLSKVVLLDIELAVSVYFEAAEKARLEAEAKQAEVAAEAIRTSQQEVVSLFGDAFDRLAGGDLGVRIDRTVPPLFEGMKENFNHTVETLARTMTTIKAASSEAQAKSADIKSGAHDLSSRTEQQASALEETAATSEEMAASVKASAQAAKQAADLAARAMSSARSGGEIATQAVEAMGLIEEASHKISDIIRVIDDIAFQTNLLALNAAVEAARAGEAGRGFAVVASEVRTLAQRSGEAAKDIAALIASSNVQVQQGVSLVRRAGDALTQIVADSGAVSDTIVEISAATAQQATGVDEMSQAVAQLDQMTQQNALLAEQSASSAGSLFAKIGELNELVAAFRTSHQAGLAVMARAGNEVRASATASEPERLRKLAAAAFAPARAAKQVVNGHPQSTGWDEF
- a CDS encoding Maf-like protein, translating into MLVLASASPRRLALLEQVGLKPDALLPADLDETPLKGERPRDLSRRLAREKAQAARIGAASRPDLEGCYIVAADTVVAVGRRILPKAEIVDEAAACLRLLSGRAHRVYTSVALVTPGGALRERVVETRLRFKRLSTEDIETYLASGEWRGKAGGYAIQGIAGSFVVKLVGSYSAVVGLPLHETVNLLGGEGFPVRFGWMNVG
- a CDS encoding phosphatidylcholine/phosphatidylserine synthase; the protein is MSDLFPPFEPERVESKRARFKPIPFRLIAPNVITLLALCLGLTAMRLVVEGKLETATICILIAAALDGVDGRLARMLKGTSRFGAELDSLSDFVNFGVATGYVLWIFVLHDLKSFGWIIVLTLACAMALRLARFNVMIDDPNRPEWQKNFFVGMPAPAGAITAMLPLYLHFIGVPVQDYGAVPVGLYILFIAFLTISRIPCYAGKTLGTRIPRDKVLPIFVAVVVVAGLLFAYPFEMLALVVIAYLALIPLSAARYRQLDREHMASSASAASAPAEAPPPAG
- a CDS encoding phosphatidylserine decarboxylase; the protein is MRAPNPLNSAQNRRPFPPQTASGGATAARSASRNSKPMSLVDSVRKVIVPIHKEGYVFIAIALVATIVLANLWSPFGWIGAIITLWICYFFRDPIRITPQREGLVISPADGRVSQVASALPPPELNLPAEPMTRISIFMNVFDCHVNRAPVPGRIVKMAYTPGLFLNAELDKASDDNERNALAIETAHGIVGVVQIAGLIARRIVPFVKEGEVIGTGERFGLIRFGSRVDVYLPLGVVPLVGEGQTAFAGETVLADFAGSEPAVRAFRGI
- a CDS encoding cytochrome P450; translated protein: MTTLDALALTQPPGLVESRRATLSVIASLLRNPLQALPPEVYRERLVLAKTAGRSSLYVCDPALIQEALTRQAGKLGKGELIRKVLGPAIGEGLLTADGGHWRWQRQAVASGFQHEKLLGFLPEMIEAAQATRGRWQAASAPLDIGHEMMRTTFDIIIETMLSGAQALDVGKVEQAISDYLEPSNYMFIYNLFGLPDWMPYPGRAKARASVTYLRENLRALVAQRRDEPPENGDLLDMLLASADPETSRAMSDEEIVDNLLTFVTAGHETTALGLAWTFHLLAKNRDWEAKVLDEIAAVTEGGPLQPRHIAALPLTKAVFQEAMRLYPPAPVITREVEEPFTLGGVALKQGMVLYVPIQAVHRHEQLWDRPEQFDPSRFLGDAARGRHRYAYLPFGAGPRICIGSAFATMEAVAILAVLLPALRLEPLPGKAPEPTLKITLRPKQPLRMRAVAR
- a CDS encoding ABC transporter ATP-binding protein/permease, which codes for MSSPAAPPPAKPFARSAVLQPGSGFVETFRALWPYLWPADRADLRRRVVLAFALLVIGRIVLMGVPFAFKWATDALANTPSSLQNWLPWLVGAPLALTVIYGLARVGSAAFIQARDALFAPVFMHAVRTLALQTFGHLHHLSLRFHLERKTGGLTRVLERGRNGIEEMVRLGLNQLVPVTIELVLIIAVLLTIFNWLYVVVLVVMVTTYMAYTIKATEWRIAIRTQMNESDTDANSKAIDSLLNYETVKYFGAEARETARYDLSMARYERNSIKAYTSLAWLNFGQAAIFAAGLTISMVMAVQGFRAGTLTVGDFVLINAMLIQLYQPLNFMGTVYREIKQATLDIEQMFSLIGKDPEIQDKPGAKPLVVPAGEVSFEDVHFAYIPERPILKGISFTVPAGKTIAIVGPSGAGKSTISRLLFRFYEPQTGRILIDGQPIADVQQVSLRAAIGMVPQDTVLFNDTIEYNIRYGRPEATVEEVEEAARLAQIDRFIKSLPEGYATSVGERGLKLSGGEKQRVAIARTILKGPPVLVLDEATSALDSFTEKEIQDALDLVSRGRTTLVIAHRLSTVINADEIIVLDKGLIAERGSHATLLAADGIYASLWNRQRQVDEAKATLQRASAEEEPSVRVTLAP